A region from the Rhodohalobacter sp. 614A genome encodes:
- a CDS encoding phosphoadenylyl-sulfate reductase, which yields MQDEIRKNMLDVLEPGKTEVKFSENELDQLNQQFENADPIEILLWGFETFGGEMVLGTGFGSSGVLLIHFLREHNIDIPIFYLDTNLLFDSTYELRDILEARYNIDITRVTPELSLQEQAERFGDELWKKNPNQCCFYRKVLPLKNYLSDKKAWVTGLRRSQSETRTQARIIEWNEENEVIKINPLANWSGKKVWDSIHHLDLPYNPLHDEGYPSIGCIPCTQPVDASKESDDRNGRWNGTDKTECGIHFPDHYKNGS from the coding sequence ATGCAGGATGAAATTCGGAAGAATATGCTGGACGTTCTTGAACCGGGTAAAACAGAAGTGAAATTTTCAGAAAACGAACTGGATCAGTTAAATCAACAATTCGAAAATGCTGATCCCATTGAAATTCTCTTATGGGGATTTGAAACATTCGGAGGCGAAATGGTTTTGGGAACAGGTTTTGGATCTTCTGGAGTTCTCCTGATTCATTTCCTCCGGGAACACAACATTGACATCCCGATTTTTTATCTGGACACAAATCTCTTGTTTGATTCTACCTATGAATTGCGGGACATACTTGAAGCTCGATATAACATCGATATTACGAGAGTCACTCCCGAACTTTCTCTTCAGGAACAAGCAGAACGATTTGGCGATGAACTCTGGAAAAAAAATCCCAATCAGTGCTGTTTTTACCGGAAAGTGCTGCCTTTGAAAAACTATCTCTCAGACAAAAAAGCCTGGGTGACAGGACTCCGGCGCAGCCAATCTGAAACCAGGACACAAGCCCGTATCATTGAATGGAATGAAGAAAACGAAGTAATCAAAATCAATCCACTTGCAAACTGGAGCGGAAAAAAAGTCTGGGATTCTATCCATCATCTGGATTTGCCTTATAATCCGCTTCATGATGAAGGTTATCCAAGCATCGGCTGTATTCCGTGTACCCAACCGGTGGATGCCTCCAAAGAAAGTGATGACCGAAACGGCCGCTGGAATGGCACGGATAAAACCGAATGTGGAATTCATTTTCCAGATCATTATAAGAATGGGAGCTAA
- a CDS encoding precorrin-2 dehydrogenase/sirohydrochlorin ferrochelatase family protein — MSKALDVYPIYLRRLSERKTVIIGGNWEAEGKVKDFLDRGAWLTVISPELNEQLQEWADEDRFEWIPRQYQYGDFEGASVVIVAEYEGNINEKAYQEAEERNILINVMDDLPHANFAFGSIVKQGPLTISISTGGAAPALAVRLRQRFEKEFGKEYGEFLEFMQSLRKPMKKHIHEFDTRKKLWYELIDSEILTLFRERKVDEAHQRAKEILGNELVEDALADLSY; from the coding sequence ATGTCAAAAGCTTTAGACGTCTACCCCATTTACCTGCGCCGGTTGAGTGAACGAAAAACTGTGATCATCGGGGGAAACTGGGAAGCGGAAGGAAAAGTGAAGGATTTTCTGGATCGCGGTGCGTGGCTGACAGTCATCAGTCCCGAATTAAATGAACAGCTTCAGGAGTGGGCAGATGAAGATCGGTTTGAATGGATTCCACGGCAATATCAATATGGGGATTTTGAAGGTGCTTCGGTTGTAATTGTAGCTGAATATGAAGGTAATATCAACGAAAAAGCTTATCAAGAAGCCGAAGAACGAAATATTCTCATCAATGTGATGGATGATCTGCCGCACGCCAATTTTGCGTTTGGGTCGATTGTAAAACAAGGTCCGCTGACAATCTCCATTTCAACGGGAGGTGCGGCTCCCGCTTTGGCTGTTCGACTCAGACAGCGATTCGAAAAGGAGTTCGGAAAAGAGTATGGCGAATTCCTGGAATTTATGCAGAGCCTCAGAAAGCCAATGAAAAAACACATCCATGAATTTGATACCCGAAAAAAACTCTGGTACGAACTGATCGATTCTGAAATCCTTACCCTCTTCCGTGAAAGAAAAGTTGATGAAGCGCATCAACGAGCAAAAGAAATTTTGGGTAATGAACTCGTGGAAGATGCGCTGGCTGATTTGAGCTATTAG
- a CDS encoding ABC transporter permease has product MLKNYIKIALRNLWKNRQYSFINILGLSIGIAAVVLIFIYLKFEWSYDRFHENRDHIYRVAVEENWEGRIGKFNTFLAPVGPALKNDFRQVENFTRVRQPVSQYFYSQNNPYRIDEIHHVDSTFFDIFSFDILSGDPKSALASPYSIVVTRSKAKDIWGREEVLGNTLQSESGETYTVTAVVQDPPINSSIQFDALISFSTLYQDPNMFMGWNGGNQYTTFIQLQEQVDPSQFEDLLDDFIGKYLDESIAITYHLTLEPLPDIHLFYDPGFLFRRILQFGAIALLILIMGSSNFINISLAQSTRRAKETGVRKVMGAEKRQLVFQFLAESVLTTAIAAAVAILLIELVFPTYSEILGQELPRSSLYSTYFILVLIAIAGLVGIAAGSIPAFYLASLSPVKILKNSLLSGHGKGGFRNGLLFVQFFISVLLIFGTLVIYQQQVFMKNKVLGFNKNNILVVNLPTDEMKANNQLIKEEVLNFPFVEGATLCSQIPYRGVEANGYLPEGFDSHKLVHVIHTDSDFLETFDIDIVEGRIFRADMEADRDAYVINEALVNMLQWEDPLGKTIERSGTHEVLGVVKDFHFASMHDKIEPLIIANSGTAGYLGQLALRIDNNAITSGTAIPQIQNAVAEVLPSAPFEYWFLDDAFDTLYRRENIMGQLFLYSTMLALFIAFLGLYSLVAIETEFRTKEIGIRKVLGSSVFGIVRPISKEFLNLVLISSLVAWPTAWFFTHRWLQNFPYRIDLSVWPFLISGLAVIVIALITVSWQAARAASINPIESLRSE; this is encoded by the coding sequence ATGCTTAAAAACTACATCAAAATTGCATTACGAAATCTGTGGAAAAACAGGCAGTATTCATTTATAAATATACTTGGGCTATCCATCGGGATTGCGGCTGTGGTCTTGATTTTTATTTATCTGAAGTTTGAGTGGAGTTACGACCGTTTTCATGAAAACAGAGATCACATTTACCGGGTTGCTGTGGAGGAAAACTGGGAAGGGCGTATCGGAAAATTCAACACGTTTCTGGCTCCCGTTGGACCGGCCCTGAAAAATGATTTTCGACAGGTCGAAAATTTTACCCGGGTGCGTCAGCCCGTCAGCCAATATTTCTATTCACAAAATAATCCCTATCGAATTGACGAAATTCATCATGTCGATTCCACATTTTTCGACATCTTTTCATTTGATATTCTTTCGGGAGACCCAAAGTCAGCTCTGGCTTCACCTTATTCAATTGTAGTTACCCGTTCAAAAGCAAAAGATATCTGGGGTCGTGAAGAGGTTCTGGGAAACACCTTACAATCGGAAAGTGGCGAAACATATACAGTTACAGCCGTTGTCCAAGACCCGCCCATAAACTCCTCTATTCAATTTGATGCACTTATTTCGTTCAGTACTCTATACCAGGATCCAAATATGTTTATGGGCTGGAATGGCGGAAATCAGTACACAACATTTATTCAACTTCAGGAGCAGGTCGATCCCTCACAGTTTGAGGATCTTTTGGATGATTTTATAGGAAAGTATTTGGATGAAAGCATTGCCATTACCTATCACTTAACACTCGAACCTCTTCCTGATATTCACCTTTTTTATGATCCGGGGTTCTTGTTCCGGAGAATCCTTCAGTTTGGTGCTATCGCCCTGCTGATTTTAATCATGGGCAGTTCTAATTTTATTAACATTTCTCTTGCACAATCGACCCGAAGGGCGAAAGAAACCGGCGTCCGAAAAGTGATGGGAGCGGAGAAAAGACAACTTGTTTTTCAATTCCTGGCTGAATCCGTTCTGACCACGGCAATCGCCGCCGCTGTTGCCATTTTACTGATTGAGCTTGTTTTTCCCACCTATTCCGAAATTTTGGGGCAGGAGTTACCGCGTTCATCTCTCTACTCTACATATTTTATCCTTGTTTTGATCGCCATTGCGGGATTAGTTGGCATTGCGGCCGGCAGCATTCCGGCATTCTATCTTGCATCCCTTTCACCGGTAAAAATTTTAAAGAATTCATTGCTATCCGGTCATGGGAAAGGAGGTTTTCGAAATGGCCTCTTGTTTGTCCAATTTTTTATCTCGGTACTTTTGATTTTTGGAACCCTGGTGATTTATCAACAGCAGGTATTTATGAAAAACAAAGTTCTTGGTTTCAATAAAAACAATATTCTTGTGGTGAATCTGCCGACAGATGAAATGAAAGCCAATAATCAACTCATCAAAGAAGAGGTTCTGAATTTTCCATTCGTGGAAGGTGCTACACTCTGTTCACAAATACCGTATCGGGGAGTGGAAGCAAACGGCTATCTTCCGGAAGGTTTTGATTCGCACAAGCTCGTGCATGTTATTCACACAGACAGCGATTTTCTGGAAACGTTTGATATTGACATTGTTGAAGGCAGAATTTTTCGTGCTGACATGGAAGCGGATCGGGATGCTTATGTAATCAATGAAGCACTTGTTAACATGCTGCAATGGGAAGATCCCCTTGGGAAAACGATTGAACGAAGTGGAACTCATGAGGTGCTCGGCGTTGTAAAGGATTTTCATTTTGCTTCCATGCACGATAAAATCGAACCGTTAATTATCGCAAACAGCGGAACTGCCGGATATCTTGGCCAACTTGCTCTTCGCATTGACAATAATGCCATCACTTCCGGCACGGCAATCCCGCAAATACAAAATGCGGTTGCAGAAGTACTTCCTTCTGCTCCGTTCGAATATTGGTTCTTGGATGATGCTTTCGATACACTCTATCGTCGGGAAAATATAATGGGACAGCTTTTTTTGTACTCCACAATGTTGGCACTTTTTATCGCTTTTCTCGGGTTGTATAGCCTCGTAGCCATCGAAACGGAATTCAGAACCAAAGAGATCGGCATTCGTAAAGTTCTGGGTAGTTCGGTTTTTGGAATCGTTCGGCCCATATCAAAAGAGTTCTTGAATCTCGTTTTAATTTCAAGTCTCGTTGCCTGGCCAACGGCGTGGTTTTTTACTCACCGATGGCTCCAGAATTTTCCTTACCGGATAGATCTCTCCGTCTGGCCGTTTCTAATCTCAGGGCTGGCCGTTATTGTCATTGCTTTGATTACCGTTAGCTGGCAGGCTGCTCGTGCAGCATCAATAAATCCAATCGAAAGTTTAAGGAGTGAATGA